From Poecile atricapillus isolate bPoeAtr1 chromosome 13, bPoeAtr1.hap1, whole genome shotgun sequence, one genomic window encodes:
- the KCNMB1 gene encoding calcium-activated potassium channel subunit beta-1: MLGKKLVTAQKRGETRALCLGLGMVACSMMMYFFIGITIVPFYTKSVWTAETVCKVLKANIKDKVFCPNSEGSEDEEIFPYPCLQVWVNLTASGQEVMLYQTEDTLERNPECSYVPDKLENSKEVKARIETIASNFKKYQTFPCYYDPGGAQTNVILSRLYPSKGLLFAFLWPTLMFTGGCLIIVLVKISQYVSVLSAWQ, translated from the exons ATGCTGGGAAAGAAGTTGGTGACTGCACAAAAGCGAGGGGAGACAAGAGCCCTCTGCCTGGGACTGGGAATGGTTGCATGTTCCATGATGATGTACTTTTTTATTGGAATCACCATTGTGCCATTTTACACTAAGAG tgTTTGGACAGCAGAAACTGTGTGCAAGGTACTCAAAGCCAACATCAAGGACAAAGTTTTCTGCCCAAACAGCGAAGGCTCAGAGGATGAGGAAATCTTTCCTTATCCCTGTCTACAGGTGTGGGTTAATCTGACAGCCTCAGGACAGGAGGTTATGCTCTACCAGACTGAAGATACACTGGAAAGAAATCCTGAG TGCTCATACGTCCCAGACAAGTTGGAGAACTCTAAAGAAGTTAAGGCACGAATAGAAACAATTGCAAGCAATTTCAAAAAATACCAGACTTTCCCATGTTACTATGACCCAGGAGGAGCACAGACCAACGTCATTTTAAGCAGACTTTATCCCTCCAAAGGccttctctttgctttcctctgGCCTACGCTCATGTTTACTGGCGGATGTCTGATTATTGTTCTGGTAAAAATTAGTCAGTATGTTTCTGTTCTTTCTGCTTGGCAGTAA